A region of the Gemmatimonadales bacterium genome:
ATCGGTGCGACGTAGACGCGCTTTCCCTTCAGCGGCTGACGGCCGCCGTCCGCTCGGCCTGCGGCTGGTAGCATCGCAGGATCCCCTTGCTGTCGAGGTACGCTTCGCAGCGCGTCATGTAGCCGGCGTCGTCGCCGTGGCCGTCGAAGTCGAGCACCAGCATCGGCGAGCCGGCGGCGCGGCGCGCGAAGCGCTTGATGTAGGAGTCGGGCCCGCACTTGAAGTTGGACACGTACACCAGGTGCAGGTCGGCGCGGGTGGCCGCCATCCGCGCGGCGGCCAGGATCCGCCGCCCCGACGTCCAGTACATGTTCGCGTGCAGGTCGCCGACCGGCTCCTCCCCGGTCACCAGGAAGTCCACGGGGATGACGTTGGCGCCGTAGCGGTGCCGCAGCTTGCGCGGCACGTCGCAGTTCACGTTCCGGTCGTAGATGTTGTACGCGCGTCCCATCAGCACCACGCCCGGCTCGCCGCTCGCCTCGAGCGCCGCGAGCGCGCGGCGGCCCGCCTCCAGCAGCCGCGCGCGGAACTCGCGCTGCGCGGCGTAGGCCGCATCCACCGCCCGGTCGCTCGCGCGCCGCCGCACGCCGAGGGGGCGCATCGCCTCGGCCAGGCCCTCCTTCACCTGCCACGGGCCGAGCTGGAAGTGGAGGACCGGCGTCAGGAACTTGGCCTGGTGCGGCTCGAGTGCCGGCGCGAAGCGCAGCACGTGCGCGACCGTCTGGCTCCACGGGCAGTAGTGCGACGGGCAGGCGGACTCGGGCTCCGCCTCCGCGTTGGCGATCACCGGCAGCAGCACGTGGTCCACGCCCGCCTCGAGCAGGGCGCGCACGTGTCCGTGCGTGACCTGGATGGGGTAGCACGGCTGCGCGATGGCCAGCTCCACGCCCGCCGCGGCGATGTGCGGGTCCGTGGGCGGCGAGAGCACCGGCTCGAAGCCGAGCTCCGCCAGGTACCGGTGCCAGAACGGCCAGCGCTCCAGGGTGGGGATCGCGCGCGGCACGCCGATCCGCAGCCGGCCTTTCCCCGGCCCGCCGGCGCCCGGCCCCGCGCCCGCCGGCAACTCGTCCAGCAACCGCTCGCGCAGCGCGAACAGGTCCTCGATCACCGGCGTGCGGCCCGTCGCGGACGGCTTGCGGAACTTGTCGGAGCACTTGTCGCCCCAGTAGCTCCGCTGGCCGTCGATCACGATCTCCTTCATGTCGCACAGGTTCGAGCACGCCCGGCACACGAAGTCGCGGCTGGTGAAGCGCAGCCCCGCGAGGTCGTAGCCGCGGAACCGCGTCCGCCCGCCGGTGGCCCGGTGCCACTCCTGCGCGATCAGCGCCATCCCGATGGCGCCGATCACCCCGTTGTGGGGCGGTACCGTGACCTTCTTCTTCAGGATGCGCGCGAACGCCGCCGCCACGGCATCGTTGTAGGCCGTGCCGCCCTGGAAGTAGATCGTCGCACCGATCCGCCGTCCGCGCACCACCCGGTTCAGGTAGTTCAGCGCGATCGAATAGCTGAGCCCGGCGAGCAGGTTCGGGACCGTCTCGCCGCGGTGCAGCCACGCGGTCACGTCCCGCTCCATGAAGACCGTGCACCGCTCCCCGAGCCGGGTGGGCGCGGGTGCGGCCAGCGCCAGACGCGCGAACTCGCGGTCGATGCTCACGCCGAGCTTCTCCGCCTGCTGCTCGAGGAACGAGCCGGTGCCCGCCGCGCACGCCTCGTTCATGGCGAAGTCCACCACGACGCCGTTCTCGATCGCGATGAACTTCGAGTCCTGGCCCCCGATCTCGAAGATCGTGTCCACCGGCGCGCTGCCGAGCGTCCGGCTCACCCGCCACGCGCCGGTCTTGTGGGCCGTGATCTCGTCGTTCACCACGTCGGCGCCGACGTACTCCGCGATCAGCTCGCGGCCCGAGCCGGTCGTCCCCACCCCGCACACGTCGAGCCGCGCGCCCCAGCGGGCGGCCACCTCGGAGAGGCCCTGCTGCACCGCCTCCATCGGCCGGCCGGCCGTGCGCAGGTAGATCTCGTGGATCAGCGCGCCGGCCTCGTCGGTGACGACCACGTTGGTCGAGACGCTGCCGACGTCGATGCCGACATACGCACGGATGCGCGCGTCCCCGGGCGGCGGCACGTAGGGCGCGACGCGGTGGCGCAGCAGCACGACGTCGTCCATCGAGAGCGCCGGGGTCTCCGGCGCCGGGGCGGCGACGCGCGCGTGCTGGCTCAGCCGGTGGATGTCGCGGAGGCTGCGCTTGCGCGTGTCCTCGGCCTCCAGGATCGCGGCGCCGATGGCCCCGCACCACGCGTGGTGCTCGGGCACCACCAGCGCGTCCCCCTCGAGACGGAACGTCTCGCGGAGCGCCTCCCGGATCCCCGCGTTCCGTGCCACCGCGCCGATCAGCGCCACCGGCGGCGCGACCTTGCGGCCCTTCACCACGCTCGCCTTGAAGTTCCGCGCCACCGCGTCGCACAGCCCGCGCAGGATCTCGGGCGGCGTGTACCCCTTCTGCTGGGCGTGGATCATGTCGCTCCGCGCGAACACCGAGCAGCGCCCCGCGATGGACGCCGCCCGGGAGGCCCCCGCCACCACGTCCCCGACCTCCTCGACCGTGTACCGCATCCGCGCCGCCTGCTGGTCGATGAAGGAGCCCGTGCCGGCGGCGCACTCGCCGCTCCGGTCGTAATCCACGATGCTCGTGCCGTCCAGCCGCAGGTACTTGGAGCTCTCGCCCCCCAGCTCGAAGACCGTCGCCACCCCCGGATGGCACTCGGCCATCATCCGCGCGATGGCCTTGAACTCGTTCTCGTAGTAGAGACCGACGATCTGCGCGATGGTGCGGCTGCCTGAGCCCGTGACGCGGATGCCCTCGACCTGCTCCTCGGGCACCTCGCCGTAGAAGAGGCGCAGCAGGTCGTAGGCGCTCTGGATGGGGCTTCCGGCGATCCGCAGGTATTCGGAGAGGACGAGCGGCCGGCGGCCGTGCGCGACGAGGCGAAACGCGGGTGCCGCGGCGCACAGCTTCGCGAGCGCGGGGCGATCCTCTTCGCCGCCGAGCGCCGCCAGCTTGAGGCTGATCGCGCCGATGTCCAGCCCGATGTTGATGCCCATCGGGTGCTCCTTCGGCCGGTGCGACGTGGTCCGATGCGCCCCGA
Encoded here:
- a CDS encoding acyl-CoA dehydratase activase; translated protein: MGINIGLDIGAISLKLAALGGEEDRPALAKLCAAAPAFRLVAHGRRPLVLSEYLRIAGSPIQSAYDLLRLFYGEVPEEQVEGIRVTGSGSRTIAQIVGLYYENEFKAIARMMAECHPGVATVFELGGESSKYLRLDGTSIVDYDRSGECAAGTGSFIDQQAARMRYTVEEVGDVVAGASRAASIAGRCSVFARSDMIHAQQKGYTPPEILRGLCDAVARNFKASVVKGRKVAPPVALIGAVARNAGIREALRETFRLEGDALVVPEHHAWCGAIGAAILEAEDTRKRSLRDIHRLSQHARVAAPAPETPALSMDDVVLLRHRVAPYVPPPGDARIRAYVGIDVGSVSTNVVVTDEAGALIHEIYLRTAGRPMEAVQQGLSEVAARWGARLDVCGVGTTGSGRELIAEYVGADVVNDEITAHKTGAWRVSRTLGSAPVDTIFEIGGQDSKFIAIENGVVVDFAMNEACAAGTGSFLEQQAEKLGVSIDREFARLALAAPAPTRLGERCTVFMERDVTAWLHRGETVPNLLAGLSYSIALNYLNRVVRGRRIGATIYFQGGTAYNDAVAAAFARILKKKVTVPPHNGVIGAIGMALIAQEWHRATGGRTRFRGYDLAGLRFTSRDFVCRACSNLCDMKEIVIDGQRSYWGDKCSDKFRKPSATGRTPVIEDLFALRERLLDELPAGAGPGAGGPGKGRLRIGVPRAIPTLERWPFWHRYLAELGFEPVLSPPTDPHIAAAGVELAIAQPCYPIQVTHGHVRALLEAGVDHVLLPVIANAEAEPESACPSHYCPWSQTVAHVLRFAPALEPHQAKFLTPVLHFQLGPWQVKEGLAEAMRPLGVRRRASDRAVDAAYAAQREFRARLLEAGRRALAALEASGEPGVVLMGRAYNIYDRNVNCDVPRKLRHRYGANVIPVDFLVTGEEPVGDLHANMYWTSGRRILAAARMAATRADLHLVYVSNFKCGPDSYIKRFARRAAGSPMLVLDFDGHGDDAGYMTRCEAYLDSKGILRCYQPQAERTAAVSR